The Pontibacter korlensis sequence CCGGATGGCAGCACGCTTATTTTCTGCAGCTGGGACAAGGGAGGTGGCTTTTACAGGTATGTGCTGCAGGCCCAAAACCCGACTGATCAGCAAGAGCCGGGCGCTAAAAAAGAAAGCCCGCTCCCATGACGGGAGCGGGCTTTTCTGCCGGGAAGCTATTGCCTCCTATCTTTGTTCCTTCAGCGTGATGGTTCGCTCCACACTGTTGAAAGGGCCTGGGATAAGCCGGGCTTTACTTCCACCAGCACAAGAAGCTGCCAGAAAGATCGTGCCCTGTGCTTTTGCGGCCTGCACTTGCTTCTTTCTACAGGTGCTGCGGGAAGCCTGGCCGCTTCCGTGTCCAGAACAGCGGCCAGGACAAGTGCAGGCCAGGCTACCGGTTCCAAGCGTATCAACACCTTCCATGCCCCTGGAGTAAATAAGCCAGCGCTGTCTGCCGGGTGGCTGTATTTTGCTTGCTTACGGCCAGGGACAGCGCCTTGCGGGTGCCGACAAAGACCACCAGCTTCTTTGCCCTGGTAATGCCGGTATAGATCAGGTTCCGGAACAGCATGCCGAAGTGCTGGGTCACGACAGGGATGATGACGGTCTCAAACTCACTGCCCTGCGATTTATGAATGGTGATGGCATAGGCCAGCTCGAGCTCGAGCAGGTTTTCTTTCGAATAGTTTACCTGCTTTTCCTGCTCCCCTGCCGTAAAACGCACCGACAGCTCCATTTCCTCGTTATCCACCCCGCTGACCAGGCCGATGTCCCCGTTGAATACATTTAGATCATAGTTGTTACGCTTCTGTATTACCCGGTCCCCCTCCCGAAAGATCCTTCCCCCTACTGTCAGCTGGGCCTTGCCCGCTGCTGGTGGATTTACTTTCTCCTGGATCACTTTATTGAGGTTATGGGTGCCCAGGCTGCCTTTGGTCATGGGCGAGAGGACCTGTATTTCGGCTCCCCTGCCAAAGTACTTGGGAATGATCGCCTCATAAAGCTTTTCGACCATCCCTACGGCCGACAGCCCATAGTGCAGCGAGGACCAGGGATGCACACGCCGTAGAACCTCTTTGAGCTCCTGGCTGTAGCTGCGGGCCTCGAGCAGCGCGTCAAGGTCGACATGGCTGAACTTGGCCGGGATCGACAAATCACTGCCCTGGCTGTAGGGGTCGCTTTCCGGCTCGGCTGCCTGTCCCTGTTTGCCGGTAGCCTTTCCGGCCTTCTCACCGGATAGTCGCTTCACTTTAGAGATAAACCGCAGCTCCTGGGCGGTAGCCTCTTCTGAATCAATAAACAAACAGTCTTTCTTCTCCTGCCAGACCTGAGGGACGTGAAAGGGAGAGGCTATCCGGGGCAAGACACCCTGGTTGATCTGGTGGGCATAGGAGATGATGAGCGACTCCTGGGCCTGCCTGAACACCTTTGTCAGGCGCATACAGGGCACCACCCCGGAGGCGATCATGTCTTTGAGTACATTGCCCGCTCCCACGGCCGGCAGCTGGTCGGCATCCCCGATCAGCACCAGCTGCCCCTGCGGGGGCACTGCCCGCAAAAGGGAGGCAGCCAGGTGCACATCCAGCATGGAGCACTCGTCGATGATGAGCACATCGGTACGCAGGGGGTCCAGCTCGTTGCGCTTGAAGCCCCCTGTCGAAGGGTCCCACTCGAGCAGTCTGTGGATCGTTCTGGCCTCCAGTCCAATCACCTCGCTCATGCGCTGGGCGGCCCTGCCGGTGGGAGCGGCCAGCATCACTTCCCGTCCCTTGGCCTGCAGCAGCCCCACCAGGGCACGGGTGGTGGTGGTCTTGCCGCAACCCGGCCCCCCTGTGAGAATGGAGAGGCGCTCGGTGGCCAGCTGCAGCACACTCTGCCGCTGCTCCTGGCTGAGTGTGAGCTGCTGCTGCCGGCAAAAGGCCTCCAGGTCCTGCATGAGGCGCCCGGGATCGAGCCATCGAGGCTGGCCGGTCATCTCACTGACCCTGGTAGCAATATACTGCTCGTCATAATACAGGGAGTGCGCATAAAAGCACTTCTGCGCCGCGCCGCTCTCATCGGGCAACAGCCTGACCTTAAGCTCCTGCTTACGTTCCATTTCTCCAAGGCCAGCCTCGATGGCGGCAGGGTCAGCCAGCGACAGCAGCTCAGCCACAGCTTCCAGGATCTGCTGCAGGGTCAGGTAACAGTGGCCCTCCTCCCGGGCATGGTGCAGCACGTGGCTGATGGCTGCCTGGATGCGCTGCGGGGAATCGGCAGCAAGGCCCAGGCTCAGGGCCACCTTGTCGGCTGAAAAGAAGCCGATGCCGTAGATGTCGGTGGCCAGGCGGTAAGGGTTGCCCTGAACGATCTCGATCGCCTTGTTGCCATAGGTTTTATAGATCTTGACAGCAAACAGCGTGGAGATATGGTGGGACTGCAGGAACAGCATCACGTTCCGGATCTCCTGGTGCTCTACCCAGGCTTTGGTGATCATCTCCAGCTTCAACCTGGCAATGCCTTCTACTTCGGTAAGCCGGGAGATGCTGCTTTCAAACACGTCCAGGGTCTTATCCCCGAAGTGCTTTACAATACGCCTGGCTGTCACCGGCCCCACGCCCTTGATCAGCCCCGAACCCAGGTACTTCTCCAGCGCATTGGCCGTGGCAGGCTTTCGCTCCACGACCCTGGAGGCTTTAAACTGCTGGCCATAGACAGGATGGTTGACCCACTCCCCGTAAAAGTCCATGGTGGCCCCGGCAAACACTTTGGACTGGTGGACAATCACGGTGAGCTCCTCATGCGGCCGCTGAAAGCTGTTGACCTTCAGCACAGAATAGCCCGTCTCCACGCTGTGAAACGTGATGCGCTTTACAATGCCTGCGAGTTTTTCCAACCCGGCTGATGCCTGTGCGTCAAGTGCCTGCATATGCTTTGATAAGAAAACCAAAGGTACAACGACTTTGCTTGAAGTTAAAACCGAGCCTGGGAAAGCACGGTATATGATTTATCCTACGGCCTGAGGCAATGATAAGTGCATTCCAATCTATGCACGCACTTCTCCCCTGGTACGGAGCATGCGGTCTTCCCTTA is a genomic window containing:
- a CDS encoding AAA family ATPase — translated: MQALDAQASAGLEKLAGIVKRITFHSVETGYSVLKVNSFQRPHEELTVIVHQSKVFAGATMDFYGEWVNHPVYGQQFKASRVVERKPATANALEKYLGSGLIKGVGPVTARRIVKHFGDKTLDVFESSISRLTEVEGIARLKLEMITKAWVEHQEIRNVMLFLQSHHISTLFAVKIYKTYGNKAIEIVQGNPYRLATDIYGIGFFSADKVALSLGLAADSPQRIQAAISHVLHHAREEGHCYLTLQQILEAVAELLSLADPAAIEAGLGEMERKQELKVRLLPDESGAAQKCFYAHSLYYDEQYIATRVSEMTGQPRWLDPGRLMQDLEAFCRQQQLTLSQEQRQSVLQLATERLSILTGGPGCGKTTTTRALVGLLQAKGREVMLAAPTGRAAQRMSEVIGLEARTIHRLLEWDPSTGGFKRNELDPLRTDVLIIDECSMLDVHLAASLLRAVPPQGQLVLIGDADQLPAVGAGNVLKDMIASGVVPCMRLTKVFRQAQESLIISYAHQINQGVLPRIASPFHVPQVWQEKKDCLFIDSEEATAQELRFISKVKRLSGEKAGKATGKQGQAAEPESDPYSQGSDLSIPAKFSHVDLDALLEARSYSQELKEVLRRVHPWSSLHYGLSAVGMVEKLYEAIIPKYFGRGAEIQVLSPMTKGSLGTHNLNKVIQEKVNPPAAGKAQLTVGGRIFREGDRVIQKRNNYDLNVFNGDIGLVSGVDNEEMELSVRFTAGEQEKQVNYSKENLLELELAYAITIHKSQGSEFETVIIPVVTQHFGMLFRNLIYTGITRAKKLVVFVGTRKALSLAVSKQNTATRQTALAYLLQGHGRC